One genomic window of Quercus lobata isolate SW786 chromosome 9, ValleyOak3.0 Primary Assembly, whole genome shotgun sequence includes the following:
- the LOC115962253 gene encoding benzyl alcohol O-benzoyltransferase-like — translation MAIMAPSFTSLVFTVRRCEPELVSPAKPTPNEFKQLSDLDDRDSLRFQIPIIQFYKYNPSMQGRDTVKIIREALSKTLVFYYPFAGRLREGPGAKLMVECTGEGVMFIEADADVSLDQFGHAIHPPFPCIDELLYDVPGSGEMLNCPLLLIQVTRLRCGGFIFALRLNHLMSDAPSIVQFMNAMGEMARGVCAPSIPPVWQRELLNARNPPQVTCTHHEFDELVKPQSLIINSLHELACCSFFFGSTEVCAIRKRIPHHLGKYSTFEVLTAFMWRCRTIALSPDPEDQVRLIFMNNVRAILNPPLPRGYYGNAYAISLAVTTARELCENPLEYALELVRKAKANVNDEYIRSFIDLVVSKGRPRTTIVQSFVVSNTARVGFRDVDCGWGKAIYGGVANIFESPSTSATSFYIEAMNSKGEDGIMVPMCLPTLAMERFVQELNNILQDQSDGGPMSKFIISSM, via the exons ATGGCAATCATGGCTCCATCATTCACTTCTCTGGTTTTCACAGTGAGAAGGTGTGAACCAGAACTGGTATCTCCAGCTAAGCCCACTCCTAATGAATTTAAACAGCTTTCAGACTTGGATGATCGAGACAGCCTTCGATTCCAAATCCCAATTATACAATTCTACAAATATAATCCCTCAATGCAAGGGAGAGATACAGTGAAGATCATTAGAGAAGCACTGTCAAAAACACTTGTATTCTACTACCCTTTTGCAGGTAGACTTAGGGAAGGGCCTGGTGCAAAGCTTATGGTAGAATGTACAGGTGAAGGTGTCATGTTCATTGAGGCTGATGCTGATGTTTCACTAGACCAGTTTGGACATGCAATTCATCCTCCATTTCCGTGTATAGATGAGCTCCTTTATGATGTTCCTGGCTCAGGAGAAATGCTTAATTGCCCATTATTGCTTATCCAG GTGACACGACTAAGGTGTGGTGGATTTATCTTTGCCCTACGCCTCAACCATCTTATGAGTGATGCTCCCAGCATAGTTCAATTCATGAATGCCATGGGTGAGATGGCACGAGGAGTATGTGCACCTTCAATCCCACCTGTGTGGCAAAGGGAACTTCTCAACGCTAGGAACCCGCCACAGGTGACATGCACACATCACGAATTTGATGAATTGGTTAAGCCTCAGAGCTTGATCATCAACTCTCTTCATGAACTAGCCTGTTGCTCTTTCTTCTTTGGATCAACCGAAGTATGTGCTATTCGTAAAAGGATACCTCACCACTTGGGTAAATATTCCACATTTGAGGTACTAACTGCGTTCATGTGGCGATGCCGTACCATAGCACTCTCACCAGACCCAGAAGACCAAGTGCGCTTGATATTTATGAATAATGTGCGAGCCATATTGAACCCTCCATTACCAAGAGGGTATTATGGCAATGCATATGCAATCTCACTAGCAGTAACAACAGCTAGGGAGCTTTGTGAGAACCCTTTAGAGTACGCATTGGAACTAGTTCGAAAGGCAAAAGCTAATGTCAATGATGAGTACATTCGATCATTTATAGACCTGGTGGTGAGTAAAGGCCGACCTCGTACCACCATTGTGCAATCCTTCGTTGTGTCAAACACGGCACGTGTGGGGTTCAGAGACGTAGACTGTGGGTGGGGAAAGGCAATCTATGGTGGAGTAGCCAACATTTTTGAAAGCCCGAGTACTAGTGCTACTTCATTTTACATTGAAGCGATGAATAGTAAAGGAGAGGATGGGATTATGGTGCCTATGTGCTTACCAACCCTAGCAATGGAAAGATTTGTGCAGGAGCTGAATAATATCTTACAAGACCAATCAGATGGCGGTCCGATGtccaaatttataatttcttccatgtga